From a region of the Sesamum indicum cultivar Zhongzhi No. 13 linkage group LG3, S_indicum_v1.0, whole genome shotgun sequence genome:
- the LOC105158679 gene encoding LOW QUALITY PROTEIN: vacuolar amino acid transporter 1 (The sequence of the model RefSeq protein was modified relative to this genomic sequence to represent the inferred CDS: inserted 2 bases in 1 codon) encodes MRAMISKSREEQSSQNSDCSRCVGSESQEWRSVVVGVGREDVKVKSSSAESAKDLESLEREEKLGVEEQSEPNSSFLHAVVNMVGMLIGLGQLSTPYALENGGXAACAYSSHLLGKCLHNNPKSRDYKDIGHHAFGSKGRIIATTLIYMEIFMALVSYTISLHDNLAIVFMGVDLRWAHLTTSQLLATIAVLVALPSLWLRDLSSISFLSTAGILMSLLIFVTVACTAIFGGVRANHDIPPLQLXXXXYIFSFAGHIVFPNLYTAMKDPSKFTQVSIVSFSMVTILYTGLAFMGAKLFGPQVNSQITLSMPPNLIVTKIALWATVLTPMTKYALEFAPFAIQLEQTLPHSMKPRTRTIIRGTIGSILLLLILVLALSVPYFEHVLSLTGSLVSVGICIILPCAFYTKIFWTEIRSPLLLLNLILIAVGVLMGAFGTVSSSKSLLQSLRKSHTN; translated from the exons ATGCGGGCAATGATTTCGAAATCCAGGGAGGAGCAAAGCAGCCAGAACTCAGACTGTTCGCGCTGTGTGGGCAGTGAATCCCAAGAGTGGAGGAGCGTCGTCGTCGGCGTCGGCAGGGAAGACGTTAAGGTGAAGAGCAGTAGTGCTGAGAGCGCAAAGGACTTGGAGAGTTtggaaagagaagagaagttAGGCGTTGAGGAGCAGTCAGAACCCAACAGTTCTTTCCTTCATGCAGTCGTCAACATGGTTGGGATGCTTATTG GTTTAGGGCAGCTATCAACTCCCTATGCCTTAGAAAATGGAGG AGCAGCATGTGCATATAGTTCCCATCTACTCGGAAAATGCCTGCACAATAATCCTAAGTCAAGGGACTACAAAGATATTGGGCACCATGCATTTGGTTCAAAAGGAAGAATCATAGCAACAACTTTGATCTACATGGAGATTTTCATGGCCCTTGTTTCCTACACCATATCTCTTCATGACAATCTAGCCATCGTGTTTATGGGCGTCGACCTCAGGTGGGCTCATCTAACCACGTCTCAGCTCCTTGCCACGATAGCGGTCTTGGTGGCGCTTCCTAGCCTGTGGCTAAGGGATCTTTCTTCCATATCGTTCCTCTCCACTGCTGGGATTCTCATGTCGCTTCTCATTTTTGTGACGGTAGCCTGCACCGCGATTTTTGGAGGTGTGAGGGCTAACCATGACATTCCGCCCCTGCAGCTTNNNNNNNNNNTTTATATCTTTAGTTTTGCTGGTCATATAGTTTTCCCTAATCTTTACACTGCCATGAAGGACCCTTCCAAGTTCACTCAG GTATCTATTGTGAGCTTCTCAATGGTGACAATTCTGTACACAGGCTTAGCATTCATGGGAGCCAAACTCTTTGGCCCTCAAGTCAATTCCCAGATCACTCTAAGCATGCCTCCAAATCTCATAGTCACAAAGATTGCACTCTGGGCAACAGTTCTCACACCCATGACAAAATACGCCCTTGAATTCGCACCTTTCGCCATCCAGCTTGAACAAACCCTTCCACACTCAATGAAGCCAAGAACCAGAACCATCATACGGGGCACCATTGGCTCCATTCTGCTTCTATTAATACTCGTTCTTGCTCTCTCCGTCCCCTACTTCGAGCACGTTCTCAGCCTCACGGGCTCCCTTGTGAGTGTTGGAATTTGCATCATATTGCCATGTGCTTTCTACACTAAGATTTTCTGGACAGAAATCAGGAGCCCTCTGCTGCTCCTAAATCTGATTCTCATAGCAGTTGGTGTGCTTATGGGTGCATTTGGAACCGTTTCATCTTCAAAGTCTCTCCTCCAAAGTTTACGGAAGAGCCATACcaattaa